A window of Methylocaldum szegediense genomic DNA:
CGACAGTTCGACTATCCCTGTCTGCAGCCCGGAGAGCATGAGCTTAGCGATGAACTCATCGCCGCCTACGCTCCATTCGGCAGTCGAGTGGAGGCTCTGCGGCAGTTGCGCAGCCAACTTAAGCTAAGGTGGTTTGGCGACAAGCGAAACACTCTAGCAGTGGTGGGTCTGAACAGGGGCGACGGTTGTAGCTTCATCGCCGCGAACCTCGCCGTGGTGTTTTCCCAGATGGGGGAACGGACGCTGCTAATCGATGCCAACCTCCGCAATCCTCGCCAACACCAAATATTCGGCCTTGCTCATAGGCAAGGGCTTTCGGATCTACTCGCCGGGCGCTGTAGCACCGAGGTCATTATCCAGATAGCCGAATTGGCGGATCTCGATGTATTGCCTGCAGGCCCGACTCCCCCCAATCCCCAGGAGTTACTGGTCCGATCTTCCTTCAAGACGCTGCTGCGCCGAATGGGGCAGGCTTACGATGTGGTGTTGTTGGACACTCCCGCGGGCTCCCTTTATGCAGATAGCCAGCTCATCGCGATGGAAACGCTGGCAGCACTCTTGATCGTTCGCAAACATCGGTCGCGCATAAAGGACTTGGAAGCCGTGAAAAAACGGTTGACGGAAGCCGGGACCGAGTGGGTGGGCGCGGCATTTAACGATATCTAAGCTCGATGTTCTGCCGGTAAGGACACATGGCAAATAAGCTTTTTGAACCGACAAGCAGTACGTGGCGGAACCATAGAGGCTACACCGAGTGCAAAGTTCTGGAAGTCGGTGCGGGAGCGGGTGCGCCGTTTGACAAGGATTCTTTGTGGACACGTCGTATCGGTTACACGGCGTTGGACATTTCACCGGATGAATTCGCGGTCGACAGAACGGTTTTTCGATGAACGCTAAACCACAGGGACGCGTCTATTCAATTCAGTCGCCAACGACGCACTTCACAAATGGTGTGGTTGCCGCACGGAGGCTTGGTAGCCGTTCCGCAGTTTCGCCTTTTGCCACTGCATCACCGAGGCTGGAATGGCTGGATGTTGCCAAAGGCTTCGGTATCGTGCTCGTGGTTTTCGGACATGGTCTCGGGGGACTAATCGATGCGGGTCTCGATCAGCCAGGAAGTGGCTTCCGGGATGTTTTGCTGCTGATCTACCTGTTCCATATGCCCCTTTTCTTTATTTTGTCCGGGGTGCTGGTGCAAACGCGGATCGAAACGAACGCCGGACGCTTCCGCCGGAGCCTCTTGGTCAACATTGTCTACCCGTACTTTCTGTGGTCGACGATCCAGTTCACAGCGATTTATCTCGCCGGAAATCTGGTCAATGCACCCGCCGATGCCTTTTGGCCGACGGTCCTTTCTCTACCGTATCGAACCGTTTCGCAGTTTTGGTTTTTGTACGCGTTGTTCCTAATGCACTGTGCAAGCCTGCTGTTATTGCAACGGGTTGGACCCACGTTGTTTCTGCTCATCATGCTGATGCTGAAGTCGGTCGTTTTGATCGTTCCGCTTGATGCACCCTGGCGGCAAGCAGCATCAATGGCGCCTTATTACGGGACGGGTGTTTTGCTTGGGTCTCAGGGAATCACCAAAGCCCTGATCGATCAGCCAAAGTGGGTAAAGTTGGCCTTGCTTCCCATAATCAGCGCACTGCTGCTCGCTCTGACCTATTTCGCGATAATCGGCGAAATGGCCCCGGCGACTTTCTACAAGGCGCGCACGGCTGAGATCTTGGGTCAATCCTGGACTTTTACTGCGTTGGCGGCTGCATTGGCGACCTCCGCGGCGGTGATCGCTTTATCGAGCACTATGCCGGCATGGTTTGCTGGTGCACTTGCGTATCTAGGGCGAATGTCGCTTGCGATTTTCATCCTACATGTCCTTTTCGTCGCAGGTACGCGAATTGTCCTGACCAACGTTTTCAACTTCACCAACCCGTATCTGGTTCTCCTCGCGATCGTAACGATTGGCTTGCTCGGTCCGCTGATTGTCGTACGAACCCTGGAGTTCTTACGGCTCGCAAAGCCATTGGGCCTTACATGATAACGTTACGGCGGGCTGCAATCTTATGGACGTCTCGATATTGGCAATCCCGGTAATTTTGGCGGGGATATTTTCATCGAGCGACGGGATACTGCGTGCGCTGATGGTGTGCTTCTTGT
This region includes:
- the epsG gene encoding chain length determinant protein tyrosine kinase EpsG; amino-acid sequence: MINAKTEAHIVSNLSEFPRLTDKTLGKLLVEAGKLRVEDVEVIVRYQREKGLRFGEAGIRLGLVQETDVLRMLARQFDYPCLQPGEHELSDELIAAYAPFGSRVEALRQLRSQLKLRWFGDKRNTLAVVGLNRGDGCSFIAANLAVVFSQMGERTLLIDANLRNPRQHQIFGLAHRQGLSDLLAGRCSTEVIIQIAELADLDVLPAGPTPPNPQELLVRSSFKTLLRRMGQAYDVVLLDTPAGSLYADSQLIAMETLAALLIVRKHRSRIKDLEAVKKRLTEAGTEWVGAAFNDI
- a CDS encoding acyltransferase family protein — its product is MNAKPQGRVYSIQSPTTHFTNGVVAARRLGSRSAVSPFATASPRLEWLDVAKGFGIVLVVFGHGLGGLIDAGLDQPGSGFRDVLLLIYLFHMPLFFILSGVLVQTRIETNAGRFRRSLLVNIVYPYFLWSTIQFTAIYLAGNLVNAPADAFWPTVLSLPYRTVSQFWFLYALFLMHCASLLLLQRVGPTLFLLIMLMLKSVVLIVPLDAPWRQAASMAPYYGTGVLLGSQGITKALIDQPKWVKLALLPIISALLLALTYFAIIGEMAPATFYKARTAEILGQSWTFTALAAALATSAAVIALSSTMPAWFAGALAYLGRMSLAIFILHVLFVAGTRIVLTNVFNFTNPYLVLLAIVTIGLLGPLIVVRTLEFLRLAKPLGLT